One region of Bacteroidota bacterium genomic DNA includes:
- a CDS encoding arsenate reductase ArsC encodes MKRILILCTGNSCRSQMAEYFLRSFDPSPEVYSAGTNPSTRVHPKAVQVMNEVGISLDGALPKNVDRFINEPFDFVITVCDNAKETCPVFVGNVKHRLHIGFDDP; translated from the coding sequence ATGAAGCGAATTCTCATTCTCTGCACCGGCAACTCGTGCCGCAGCCAGATGGCGGAGTATTTTCTCAGGTCATTTGACCCGTCTCCGGAAGTGTACTCGGCAGGCACGAATCCCTCGACACGCGTTCATCCGAAAGCCGTTCAAGTGATGAACGAAGTCGGCATCAGTCTCGACGGAGCATTGCCAAAGAACGTTGACCGTTTCATCAATGAACCGTTCGACTTCGTGATCACCGTGTGTGATAATGCGAAAGAAACATGTCCCGTCTTTGTCGGAAACGTGAAGCATCGGCTGCACATCGGCTTCGATGATCC